A section of the Vidua chalybeata isolate OUT-0048 chromosome 32, bVidCha1 merged haplotype, whole genome shotgun sequence genome encodes:
- the PACS1 gene encoding LOW QUALITY PROTEIN: phosphofurin acidic cluster sorting protein 1 (The sequence of the model RefSeq protein was modified relative to this genomic sequence to represent the inferred CDS: inserted 1 base in 1 codon), whose product PPGPGAPPGPPPGPVHMNLFATWEVDRSSPSCVPRLFSLTLRRLVLVREVAKDLGSVVIAVKLQGSKRILRSNEIPLPPGGPPETELQLTFSLQYGHFLKRDTNRLQVMLQRRKRSKHRPFLGYKTLAVGLINLAEVLQLPSEAGQALVLHRALTEPLPVAEVGVVALSSQPVEPEGKAKGADRSPDLDQDSEEEEESFSSEPEGSDDALPGQDLFDEEEELPKGKKPRRKGPGGARHPNIKQKFVALLKRFRVSEEGGFGLDHVSPARMRAVAEDLDELYDSLEIFNPSDSGADLDDTDSVLSTPKPRLRPFFXGLSQSSSQTEMGSEGPAPFGRGPRPSSG is encoded by the exons ccccccgggcccggggcccccccgggacccccccccgggCCGGTGCACATGAACCTGTTCGCCACCTGGGAGGTGGATCGCAGCTCGCCCAGCTGCGTGCCcag GCTGTTCAGCCTCACCCTGCGGCGCCTCGTGCTGGTCCGGGAGGTGGCCAAAGACCTGGGCTCGGTGGTCATCGCGGTCAAGCTGCAG ggCTCCAAGCGGATCCTGCGCTCCAACGAGATCCCGCTGCCCCCCGGGGGCCCCCCCGAGACCGAGCTGCAGCTCACCTTCTCCCTGCAG taCGGGCACTTCCTGAAGCGCGACACGAACCGGCTGCAGGTGATGCTGCAGCGCCGCAAGCGCTCCAAGCACCGCCCGTTCCTGGGCTACAAAACGCTCGCGGTGGGGCTGATCAACCTGGCCGAg gtgctgcagctgcccagcGAGGCCGGCCAGGCCCTGGTGCTGCACCGGGCGCTGACGGAGCCGCTGCCCGTGGCCGAGGTCGGGGTGGTCGCGCTCTCGAGCCAGCCCGTGGAGCCCGAGGGCAAAGCCAAGGGAGCGG accGCTCCCCGGACCTGGACCAGGActcggaggaggaggaggagagttTCTCCTCGGAGCCCGAGGGCAGCGATGACGCTCTGCCGGGCCAG gACCTGTTcgatgaggaggaggagctgcccaAGGGGAAGAAGCCGAGGAGGAAGGGCCCGGGGGGTGCCAGG caccccaacaTCAAACAGAAATTTGTGGCGCTGCTGAAACGATTCCGGGTGTCCGAGGAG ggtggctTTGGCCTGGACCACGTGTCCCCGGCGCGGATGCGGGCGGTGGCCGAGGACCTGGACGAGCTCTACGACTCCCTGGAGATTTTCAACCCCAGCGACAGCGGCGCCGACCTGGACGACACCGACAGCGTcctgagcaccccaaaaccgcGGCTCAG gcCGTTCT GAGGTCTCTCCCAGTCGAGCTCCCAGACCGAGATGGGCAGCGAGGGCCCCGCCCCG TTTGGGAGGGGTCCTCGCCCCAGTTCGGGGTAa